One Candidatus Abyssobacteria bacterium SURF_5 DNA segment encodes these proteins:
- a CDS encoding energy transducer TonB, whose product MRDNSLVASLILAGLIHFALLFCKLPAAQPLPANLIPAVQVALVAAPARLPVSDTAPTPAEKKKYQPVIHAKTPPAPLKKPPQEKTRSAPMQKPVPVKMPVPDVMPLKQEVVEVKPPEQESPQEELEAPQQPEAFAPAIESPEENAGSAAIASFPFEHEGNDTAGAFRDGQGSTVPEQGLFDAMPSYAYNPKPHYPRSARSAGQEGTAILRVEVLSSGKVGRIEVEKSSGYDLLDREAVRAIQLWRFAPARRGTRPVTAWVRVPIEFSLRD is encoded by the coding sequence ATGAGGGATAATTCGCTCGTTGCTTCGCTGATCCTCGCCGGGTTGATCCATTTCGCTCTGCTGTTCTGCAAGCTGCCGGCGGCTCAACCGCTGCCGGCAAATCTCATTCCCGCGGTGCAGGTCGCTCTTGTAGCCGCGCCCGCAAGGCTTCCCGTTTCTGACACCGCGCCGACGCCGGCTGAAAAGAAGAAATACCAGCCTGTCATACACGCAAAGACACCGCCGGCGCCGCTCAAGAAACCGCCTCAGGAAAAAACCAGGTCGGCTCCCATGCAAAAACCCGTTCCCGTGAAGATGCCCGTTCCCGATGTCATGCCGCTCAAGCAGGAAGTGGTGGAAGTGAAGCCTCCGGAACAGGAGTCTCCGCAGGAGGAATTGGAAGCTCCGCAGCAGCCGGAAGCATTCGCGCCTGCGATCGAATCGCCCGAAGAAAATGCGGGCTCTGCCGCAATTGCCTCCTTTCCGTTCGAGCATGAGGGCAATGATACGGCGGGCGCATTCCGTGACGGCCAAGGATCTACAGTTCCGGAGCAAGGCTTATTCGATGCAATGCCCTCATACGCGTACAACCCCAAGCCCCATTATCCGCGCTCGGCGCGATCGGCCGGACAAGAGGGGACCGCCATATTGCGCGTCGAGGTGCTTTCGTCGGGGAAAGTGGGTAGAATAGAAGTGGAAAAATCCAGCGGGTACGATCTGCTTGACCGTGAGGCAGTCAGGGCAATACAGCTTTGGAGGTTTGCGCCTGCCCGGCGAGGAACGCGTCCGGTTACCGCCTGGGTCAGGGTTCCGATCGAATTCAGCTTGAGGGACTGA
- a CDS encoding PAS domain S-box protein, giving the protein MNNERKRATRVKPHLKTKRRPSRRNEAGPNAAQERRVQDQLNFLSNILEFLPYPFYVIDVQDYTIKLANSAAGSIDAPEHTTCHALTHRKDAPCADTCLCPLEEVKRTRKSVVVEHTHYDRNGSARHVEVHGHPIFDAAGNVIQMIEYSVDVTERKRAEDERLQKEKLQGVLELAGAACHELNQPIQVLFAYIHSFLKRISEGHPEYEDMQKFKREVQKIAEITHKLKNITRYESQHYYKDTKIIDIDKASQPKDCEPA; this is encoded by the coding sequence ATGAACAACGAGAGAAAGCGAGCCACAAGGGTGAAGCCTCATTTGAAAACGAAGCGGCGTCCTTCAAGAAGGAATGAAGCCGGCCCGAATGCGGCTCAGGAGCGTCGAGTTCAGGACCAATTGAATTTCCTGTCCAATATTCTCGAGTTTCTTCCCTACCCGTTCTACGTGATCGATGTTCAAGATTACACGATCAAACTGGCGAATTCGGCGGCCGGTTCGATAGATGCGCCCGAGCACACAACCTGTCATGCGCTGACCCACCGCAAAGACGCGCCGTGCGCGGATACATGCCTTTGCCCGCTCGAAGAAGTGAAAAGGACGAGGAAATCCGTCGTCGTGGAGCACACTCATTATGATAGGAATGGCAGCGCCCGGCATGTCGAAGTTCACGGGCATCCGATCTTTGATGCAGCCGGAAACGTCATCCAGATGATTGAATACAGCGTCGATGTGACGGAGCGAAAGCGGGCGGAGGACGAGCGCCTGCAAAAAGAAAAGCTACAGGGAGTTCTGGAACTGGCAGGGGCTGCATGTCACGAATTAAACCAGCCGATCCAAGTGCTTTTCGCCTACATCCACAGCTTCCTCAAACGGATCTCAGAAGGGCATCCCGAATACGAGGACATGCAGAAGTTCAAGCGAGAGGTCCAGAAGATAGCGGAAATCACGCACAAGCTGAAGAACATCACTCGCTATGAGAGTCAGCATTACTATAAAGACACGAAGATCATTGATATCGATAAGGCTTCTCAACCAAAAGACTGCGAACCTGCCTGA
- a CDS encoding biopolymer transporter ExbD, with amino-acid sequence MKSRPIAPASRSCTRRTRRRMNLSHKMPAKKARIEIVPLIDCMFLLLVFFVYSMMTLTQPRGIAVTLPPSSDAPAEKKEFVAVSITEAGEIYFEKDRVDLQLLAEKISQARSLNPSLRVLINGDKNARHGLVVHVLDILRKLSVTNVAIQTGPEDTEEK; translated from the coding sequence GAAATCGAGACCTATAGCACCAGCCTCGAGATCGTGCACGAGAAGAACAAGGCGCAGAATGAATCTCAGCCACAAGATGCCCGCTAAAAAGGCGCGGATCGAGATCGTTCCGCTCATCGATTGCATGTTTCTCCTCCTCGTGTTCTTTGTTTACTCGATGATGACGCTGACTCAGCCGCGCGGAATCGCCGTCACACTTCCGCCTTCCTCTGATGCGCCCGCCGAAAAAAAAGAATTCGTCGCCGTCTCGATCACCGAAGCGGGCGAAATATACTTCGAAAAGGATAGGGTCGACCTGCAGCTTCTGGCGGAAAAAATCTCGCAGGCGCGTTCACTCAATCCGTCACTGCGGGTGCTCATCAACGGCGACAAAAATGCGCGTCATGGGCTGGTCGTCCATGTGCTCGATATCTTGCGGAAACTGTCCGTGACCAATGTCGCCATTCAAACCGGGCCCGAAGACACCGAGGAAAAATGA